The nucleotide sequence GGAAGGATCCTGTCTACGGCTTAAACCACTGGATCGCGATCAATCGTGGCCCCGAAACTCCCGAACCCGAATGCTTGCAGTTCGACGGACTGCATAGTCGGTGGGACGTGTTTTCCAGTGGCTTCGGTCCGTATGAACAGGTGCGGATTGCCAAGCAGACGGGAGGGATCTTCTTCATGCTGCCGGGCAATGAAGACAACCTCACAAACGCAGGGTCGCATGAGCAGCGCAAGTTTGATTTGCTCGATATGAAGGAGTATCTCCCTGACCTCAGCTCGCGACAGGTCTACATCAAAGACCGGTTTGAGCACAAATTCCGAGAGGCGCAGTGGCAGGTGGTGGCGGCGCTCAATCCCCACACCGATGAGAAGCTGAACATGCAGCAGCTCTGGTACAGCACCGACCCTTCCACCTTCGATAAGCAGGGTGAAGAAACGTTCAAACGTGCCTTGCGCGCCATGGGGATGCTGAATGACCAGGTGCGGGTGCTGGAATCCGTCAAAAAATTGCGAGAAAGAGAAACGTCCCAGCGCTGGCGGGCCAACTATGAGCTGATGCATGCCCAGTGTCTGGCTTATCGGGTACGGTTGTTCCAGTTGTTGCTGGCGCTGGACCAACACCGAAAACAGCGGCCGATGCCCTCGAACCCCATGAATAACAGCTGGGACATTCACCGCGTCCACGAACTGCTCGAACCAGACAAAGAACAGATTCAGCAGACGAAAGTGGACTTCGACGAATTGAAACGGCAACTCGACACCGCGCGACAAGCGCTTCTGGATGTCATCGCTAATCATCCGCGAACTCCTTGGGCGCGACGGGCGCAATGGGAACTGGATAGTGGATTCGCAATGAAATTTGTCGAATCCTACCGCAATCCGAATTACGACAAGGTGGCGACAAAGGAAATCAAGATTCCGAAGCAGTAGGCGAAAAACGGAGAGCGCGATGCCGTTAGGTGCTGCCGGTTCCCGCCGCGATTGCTGCATGGCCGGGGCAGTGCGGTATCCCCTGGCCGAATGGGGATGGAAGTAGGCCGAATGGCGACGGATGAACCGGCTGTAGACTGGTAGTCAATGCGTGAGTCTTAGATGAGCAGCGAACGCAAAGATGTCCCTGAAACTCAACCGGCTTCTGCGTCGCCGCCACCGTTGCCACCGCGTGATGCTTCGAAACCCCACTGGTTTAAGAGTCGTCCCCCCATCGTCGTCGCGACTCCTGCTGCACCCCGTTCTGCTAACTGGTCAAGACTCGCTGTAGTCCTCTTCGTGAGCTTTCTGTTCCATACGGGCGTTCTCGGGTTGTGTGCGTTGATCGTTTTGCACGATCCGCAACTGGTGGAACAGATCTATACGATCATCACGTACCGCGACGACCCGACGGCCACGATCATTGAGCCGCCGCTGCAGCAGCCTGAAGAGATCCGCGATGACTCACTCCCCGTCGCGGAACTGGTCGATTCCGGGTCCGAGCTGGCACTCGACGAGCCTGGAGAGATCGAACTCGACTTGAGTGACGACCTCGGTCAACTTGTGACAGATCTCAGCGAAATCCCGGGCATCCCGGAGATGAAAGTCGCGGTTGAGACGTCGGGACGGATGTCTGTGCAGGCGAAGCGGGCACTGATGGCCCGATATGGCGGAAATGCGGCGAGCGAGGCTGCCGTTGCGCTCGGCTTAAAATGGCTGAAGCATCACCAGATGGCTGATGGAAGCTGGAGTTTCAATCATTCAAAGCACCCGCAATGCAAGGGGGCGTGCTCGCAGGACGGCAGCTTCGCGGCATGTCCCACCGGTGCCACGGGGATGGCTTTGCTAGCGTTTCTCGGGGGTGGGCACACTCATCAGAAAGGGGAACACCAACGGAGCGTGAAACGGGGGCTGGATTTTCTGCTGAAAGCGGCCAAGCCCACGACGGCGGGTCTCGACTTACGGGGAAACGTCACCTCGAATGAAGGGATGTACGTTCAGGGAATCTGTACCATTGCGTTGTGTGAGAGCGCGGCGATGACGAGAGATCCTCGAATCCGAAACGCGGCAGAACGGGCAGTGGAGTTCATCGCGAAAGCGCAGAATCAGAATGGTGGAGGCTGGCGATACAGTCCCGGTGACGCGGGAGATTTATCTGTTTCTGGCTGGCAAATCATGGCTCTCAAGAGCGGCTACTCGGCGAAGCTGAAAATTGACCCCCCAACATTCAGGAAGGCCGAAAAGTTCCTGAATGCGACACAATCGCACGGCGGTTCGCGCTACATGTACACGCCTGACCCGAATGTCTCGGGCGATGTGGAAGGACCGGCAACACCGACGATGACCGCAGTAGGACTGCTCTGCCGGATGTACCTCGGCTGGAATCCCCAAAATCAGCAACTCGCAAAAGGAGTGGCTTATCTGGATCAGGTCAAACCCCAGCCTAACAACATG is from Schlesneria sp. DSM 10557 and encodes:
- a CDS encoding prenyltransferase/squalene oxidase repeat-containing protein encodes the protein MSSERKDVPETQPASASPPPLPPRDASKPHWFKSRPPIVVATPAAPRSANWSRLAVVLFVSFLFHTGVLGLCALIVLHDPQLVEQIYTIITYRDDPTATIIEPPLQQPEEIRDDSLPVAELVDSGSELALDEPGEIELDLSDDLGQLVTDLSEIPGIPEMKVAVETSGRMSVQAKRALMARYGGNAASEAAVALGLKWLKHHQMADGSWSFNHSKHPQCKGACSQDGSFAACPTGATGMALLAFLGGGHTHQKGEHQRSVKRGLDFLLKAAKPTTAGLDLRGNVTSNEGMYVQGICTIALCESAAMTRDPRIRNAAERAVEFIAKAQNQNGGGWRYSPGDAGDLSVSGWQIMALKSGYSAKLKIDPPTFRKAEKFLNATQSHGGSRYMYTPDPNVSGDVEGPATPTMTAVGLLCRMYLGWNPQNQQLAKGVAYLDQVKPQPNNMYFNYYATQVMHHWGGEEWTRWNSVMRDHLVRTQHPVTDGHLAGSWDIADPHGGGGGRLYMTCLSIMTLEVYYRHLPIYSSENIRIEY